From the Bacteroidales bacterium genome, the window AATGTTAGCCTGCAACTTATCCAATACACCGAAAAAGATTTCAACTCGTGGGAAGAAAAATCTATTGAAGGACTTGTAGGCAAGATTGATAAAAATAAGATTAACTGGATCAACATTAATGGTCTCCACGATACAGCACTCATTGAATTTGTTGGAAATTATTTTGGAATACACCCACTTGTGCTTGAAGATGTTCTGCATACTGAACACATGCCAAAGCTCGACGATTACGATGCTTACCTGTTCCTGACCCTGAAGATGCTTAGACTTAACGGGAAACGCATTGAACAGGAACATATCAGCATGATCCTCGGCGATTATTTTGTGATCACATTCCAGGAAAAAGACGGCGATATTTTCGACATTTTAAGAGAACGTCTGAAAGCTGGCAAAGGCCGTTTGCGTATGCGCCAGGCCGACTACCTATATTATCGTCTGCTCGATACCGTTGTTGATAATTATTATTTAGTAACTGATGTACTTGAGGAAAGCCTTGAAAAGATTGAAGAAACCCTGCTGAAACAGAAACCCGATGGTATTTCGGAAAAAATCCTTGACGAGAAAAAGAAAATGATTTCATTGCGGCGTAGCATCATTCCACTGAGGGAGGAATTCCGCAAATTCAGGCAAAAAGAGTTTCATCTCATCCAGCCCGAAACCTACAGTTTCTTGGATGATGTTTTTGACCACCTCACACATCTTAGTCATTCTCTCGACAGCTTTCGTGATCTCACAACCAGCTTACTTGAGTTACAAATGGCAGTAAATTCGAACCGTATGAATGATGTGATGAAAACGCTGACAATTTATGCAGCCATCTTTATGCCACTCACTTTCATCGCAGGTATTTATGGAATGAATTTTCACCGCATGCCTGAACTCGGATGGTATTGGGGTTACCCCCTGGCTTTGGGCGCTATGGCAGTAATTGCCATTTTTATGGTGTTTTATATGAAACGCAAAAAATGGATGTAAACCCTCGTGGCTGATGAAACGAATAGGAATTCTTTCTGATACCCACGGCGCGCTTCCTGCCTCCCTCACTGATTTCTTTAAAGATGTTGATGAAATCTGGCATGCCGGCGATATAGGGAGTATTGATGTGGCAACCAGATTGCAAGCATTTAAACCTTTGCGCGCAGTGTATGGTAATATTGATGGTACAGTTGTGCGTCAAAGTTTTCCTGAGAACCATATCTTTATATGTGAGCAGATGAAAGTGTTGATGACACATATCGGTGGTTATCCCGGGAAATACGATCCCCTTGCAAGGGCTTTAATCGCTTCCGAAAAGCCTGATATTTTTATCTGCGGGCATTCGCATATTCTCAAGGTAATTTATGACCAGAAGTATAAGTTGCTGCATATAAACCCCGGAGCAGCCGGCAATTCAGGATTGCACCGGCAAATAACAATGGTAAGATGTGTTATTGATTTGGATCGAATCCGCGATCTTGAAATTTATGACCTGCTCCGTGCCAACGCGATGTAACTTCCGGCTATCGTAAGCGGTCAGCAGCTTTCACTTTTTTTTCATCGTTCAATACCCCGCGCATGGCGAGCACAAGCAGAATCAGCACGATCAAGGGAAAATAGATACCTGCTTTATACTCAACATCAAGCGTTGTTCCTTCGGCTTTGAAGCTTTTGATGATGTTATCAATGTAGCCGAAGTAAAGAACAATGATAAATGAAATGTCAATTAAAATAGCAAAACGGATTATCCTGGCCTGGAGCAAACGGTTCTTGTAAATAAATATGCTGAAGAGGATCAGTACGATAAGAATCACCACCATGGTAATCAGGGGAATGGTGTTAATTTTTAGGAATGTTTCATCTGAAATACCGTCGAGGCTCAGATAGAAGTAATACAAATCGCTGTAGAAATTTGCAATAGGGAAGAAAAACATAACCACAATTGCAATGGCTGCCAGGAAAAGATAAACGGATTGAATTCGCTGTATCATGTTGTTGACTTGTGTTGGATTAGGGTGCAAAGATACTGTAACCAGTGTAAAGTGCAAAGGGCCAAGACCCAAATTCCAAGACCCAAATTCCAAGACCCAAGTCTCAAGACCCAAATTCCAAGTTCAAAGTTCAAAATTCAAAGAGACAAGAAACAAGAGACAAGAAAAAAGGAATGGGGGACGAAGGGACGAAGAGAATAGCAACCAGTAACCAGTAACCAGCAACAACCGTTTGGCCATTGTTTAACAACTGTATGACTACAGTATTCCCACAATTCACTAATTTTGCCGACTTCAAAAACTAACTCAGAAATTCAATGACGAATTCAGAAATTGCGAGCCGCTACGAACCAGCACTAACAGAACAAAAATGGTACGACTACTGGATGCAGCAAGGCTTCTTCCGTTCCGAGCCCGACAACCGTCCTCCCTATACGATCGTTATTCCACCCCCGAATGTCACAGGTGTGCTCCACATGGGTCACATGCTTAACAATACTATCCAGGATATTCTGGTACGCCGTGCCCGTATGAAGGGATTCAACGCTTTATGGCTTCCCGGCACTGATCATGCAAGCATTGCTACTGAAGCAAAGGTAGTTGCAAAGCTTCGGGGAGAGGGCATTGAAAAAGCACAGTTAACACGCGATGAATTTCTGAAACATGCCTGGGAATGGAAAGAAAAACACGGGGGCATCATCCTCGAACAGTTAAAAAAACTCGGCGCTTCCTGCGACTGGGATCGCACAAGTTTTACGATGGATGAGCACATGTACGACTCAGTTATTGATGTTTTTATTGACCTCCATAAAAAAGGCTTGATTTACCGCGGCGTACGCATGGTAAACTGGGACCCAAGAGCACTTACAGCCGTATCGGACGAAGAAGTGAATTACCGCGAAGTGCAATCAAAACTTTATTATATCCGCTACCGGGTGGTGGATGCCACTGCCAATGAACTTGCTGATGGAAGGGGATGGGTTACCATTGCAACCACACGCCCTGAAACAATCCTGGGGGATACAGCAGTTTGCGTTCACCCCGAAGACGAAAGGTTCAAGCACTTGCACGGAAAAACCTTGCTGGTTCCGCTGATCAATCGTCCGGTTCCCATTATCCAGGATGAATATGTTGACAGGGAATTTGGTACCGGCGCCCTAAAGATCACACCTGCCCACGATATCAACGACTATAATATCGGATTGAAACATAAGCTTCCAACGATAGATATTTTTAATCCTAACGGCACCTTGAACCAGAACGCTGAGATCTATGTTGGCGAAGATCGTTTTGTGGTTCGGGAAAAAATAACCCATGAGTTGCAGGAGAAAGGCCACATGGTGAAAGTTGAGGACTATGTTAATAAAGTCGGCTTCTCAGAACGTACCGATGAAGTAATTGAACCCAAACTCTCAGTACAATGGTTCTGCAATATGCAGGAAATGGCCAAACCCGCTTTGGATCTTGTAATGAGCGACACTGTACGTTTTCATCCGGCCAAATTCAAAAACACTTACCGGCATTGGATGGAGAATGTGAAAGATTGGTGCATCTCGCGCCAGCTTTGGTGGGGACAGCGGATTCCGGCCTGGTATCTTAGCACTGGTGAAGTTTTTGTTGCCAAAACAGCCGACGAGGCTGCAATAAATGCCAGCAACCAATTGAACAGAAATATTCAGGCCACGGATTTAAAACAGGATGAAGATGTGCTGGATACATGGTTCTCATCATGGTTATGGCCAATTTCGGTTTTTGACGGAATCCGCAAACCTGATAATGCTGACATAAAATACTATTATCCTACCAGCGACCTGGTTACCGCACCTGAAATCATGTTTTTCTGGGTAGCACGTATGATCATGGCCGGTTGGGAGTACCGTCGGGCAATTCCTTTTAAGAATGTATATTACACTGGCATTGTACGCGACAAGCAGGGTCGCAAGATGTCGAAATCCCTTGGCAATTCTCCCGATCCGTTGGAATTGATCAGCAAGCACGGCGCCGATGGAGTTCGTGTTGGGATGATGTTTTTATCGCCTGCCGGCAACGACCTCTTGTTTGATGAATCCTTGTGCGAACAGGGCCGGAATTTCAGCAACAAGATTTGGAACGCCCTGCGCCTTGTTAAAGGCTGGAATGTTGATAACGAAAGCATTCAACCCGACTATGCAAAAGTGGCTTCAAGATGGTTCGAAGCCAGGCTCAATGCGGCCATTATTGCGGTTGAAGATCATTTTGAGAAATTCCGCATTTCTGACGCCTTGATGGCGATTTATAAATTGATCTGGGACGATTTCTGTTCATGGTATCTCGAAATGATCAAACCACCTTTTGGACAGCCTATTGATAAGCAAACGCTGGCTGCCACAGTTGATTTTTTTGAAAGGCTGATGAAACTACTTCATCCTTTTATGCCTTTTATCACCGAAGAAATCTGGCAAATTCTTGCTGAACGCAAATCCGGTGAAAGTATAATGATTGTTGCAGCTCCCCATGCCATTAAACCTGATCAGGACATCATTAGCCGCTTTGACTTTGCATCAGAAGTGATCATCGCCATGCGCAACTTAAGGGCTACCAATAATATTCCCCAAAAACAGCCATTGACATTATTGGTGAAGAAAAATAATGATGAGGCTGCCGATCCGATTTTCGACGGGCTTGTGATCAAATTATGCAACCTAGAACATCTTGGTTATGCCGAAGAGAAAGTGAACGGGGCACTGAGCTTTGTGGTCAAACGAACTGAGTTTTATATTCCGGCTGAGCAAACCGACAACATCGAAGAAAAGATCAGCAAACTGCAGGAAGAACTTGAATACACCAAAGGATTCCTGGTATCGGTTCAGAAAAAGCTTGGCAATGATAAATTTGTTGCGAACGCAAAGCCTGATGTCGTAGTAAGTGAACGACGCAAGGAAAGCGATGCACTTGCCAGGATCAAGGTGCTGGAGGAGCAGATTGCAGGGTTAGTGGGATTATGATGCTGTGTTGCTGTGATGCAGTAATGCTGTATTGGAGTAATGGAATTCTTAATTCAAAATTCCAGTTTTAAGATTCATAAATCTACGAATGACAGCTATTTTGAATCTTAAATTTTGGAATTTGGGTTTTGAACTTTGAATTTTGGGCTTTTGACTTTGATCTTTGAATTTGAAGCCCAGCTACCGAGCCTACTCAAATATTTCCTCGTAAATTTCAGTTTTGCTTTTTTCCTGCTGGTTGAACCGGTGGGTGATGGTGGCCACGCGTTCGCCTAAAGCAATTCCCTTATTGATAAAAACCTCATCAATCTGGCCTTCGCCCTTTGATGCGAAAGGTTCTTCATACGTGATTGCAGATGCGCCAAAGGGCTGCGACCAATCGGGCCCGCTAACGATTATCATTCCAAAGATCATCATGCTGTGCAAAATGCTGAGTTGTGTGATTTCTTCGCCAGCAGAAAATCCTGCCCCGGTTGCAAATGCAGCTCCTATTTTGTTACGCATTTCACCAGTTTCAAAAGGCCATTCCGATAAAAAGACCGAGACCATCGGCGCAACATTGGCATTGTAAACCGGGCTGCCGACAATGATAGCGTCCGCTGCCAGCAAATCCTCCATGGCAACTTTATCAACTGGAAGGATCGTAACTGTAGTACCTTCAATACTTTCAGCACCCTGAACAATGGCTTCTGCCATAGACTTTGTGTGGCCATCGCGACTGTAATACGCAACAAGCACATTAATCTGCGCGGTAACAGTGATGTGGGAAATCAGGAGTATAGCGCCTAATAGAAATGTATTAAGTTTTTTCATGATCATTGATTTTAAATGGTTCGGAATAATTGTGTTCAAAAGTAAGGCTAATTGAATTAATACAACAGGCGATAGCCGGAAATGCTATCGCCTGTTTGTTTTTTTTGTTGAATAACTGTCCGCCCTAATGCTTGATTATCTTTTCAGTTTCTATAACCTTGTCCTTTTGAATTTTAAGGATATAAATTCCTCCGGGCAGGCTTGAAAAGTCGAAATCATAATGCATTTGTCCGTTGAGTTCAGAATGATGAATTTTCTCACCAACTATAGTGTAAACATCAAGTATTATGGTGGATGTTTCAACACTATCATTAAACATGAGCCTCACATTGCCGGTGGTTGGATTTGGAAAAACTTTGAAGAATTTGTCATTTGATTCAATAACAGGAAGAATCTCTGCATTGATGATCTCT encodes:
- the corA gene encoding magnesium/cobalt transporter CorA translates to MKERKIKSWKKPGVSPGTLIYTREKVQDNVSLQLIQYTEKDFNSWEEKSIEGLVGKIDKNKINWININGLHDTALIEFVGNYFGIHPLVLEDVLHTEHMPKLDDYDAYLFLTLKMLRLNGKRIEQEHISMILGDYFVITFQEKDGDIFDILRERLKAGKGRLRMRQADYLYYRLLDTVVDNYYLVTDVLEESLEKIEETLLKQKPDGISEKILDEKKKMISLRRSIIPLREEFRKFRQKEFHLIQPETYSFLDDVFDHLTHLSHSLDSFRDLTTSLLELQMAVNSNRMNDVMKTLTIYAAIFMPLTFIAGIYGMNFHRMPELGWYWGYPLALGAMAVIAIFMVFYMKRKKWM
- a CDS encoding metallophosphoesterase family protein, with the translated sequence MKRIGILSDTHGALPASLTDFFKDVDEIWHAGDIGSIDVATRLQAFKPLRAVYGNIDGTVVRQSFPENHIFICEQMKVLMTHIGGYPGKYDPLARALIASEKPDIFICGHSHILKVIYDQKYKLLHINPGAAGNSGLHRQITMVRCVIDLDRIRDLEIYDLLRANAM
- a CDS encoding DUF4293 domain-containing protein, producing MIQRIQSVYLFLAAIAIVVMFFFPIANFYSDLYYFYLSLDGISDETFLKINTIPLITMVVILIVLILFSIFIYKNRLLQARIIRFAILIDISFIIVLYFGYIDNIIKSFKAEGTTLDVEYKAGIYFPLIVLILLVLAMRGVLNDEKKVKAADRLR
- a CDS encoding valine--tRNA ligase, which translates into the protein MTNSEIASRYEPALTEQKWYDYWMQQGFFRSEPDNRPPYTIVIPPPNVTGVLHMGHMLNNTIQDILVRRARMKGFNALWLPGTDHASIATEAKVVAKLRGEGIEKAQLTRDEFLKHAWEWKEKHGGIILEQLKKLGASCDWDRTSFTMDEHMYDSVIDVFIDLHKKGLIYRGVRMVNWDPRALTAVSDEEVNYREVQSKLYYIRYRVVDATANELADGRGWVTIATTRPETILGDTAVCVHPEDERFKHLHGKTLLVPLINRPVPIIQDEYVDREFGTGALKITPAHDINDYNIGLKHKLPTIDIFNPNGTLNQNAEIYVGEDRFVVREKITHELQEKGHMVKVEDYVNKVGFSERTDEVIEPKLSVQWFCNMQEMAKPALDLVMSDTVRFHPAKFKNTYRHWMENVKDWCISRQLWWGQRIPAWYLSTGEVFVAKTADEAAINASNQLNRNIQATDLKQDEDVLDTWFSSWLWPISVFDGIRKPDNADIKYYYPTSDLVTAPEIMFFWVARMIMAGWEYRRAIPFKNVYYTGIVRDKQGRKMSKSLGNSPDPLELISKHGADGVRVGMMFLSPAGNDLLFDESLCEQGRNFSNKIWNALRLVKGWNVDNESIQPDYAKVASRWFEARLNAAIIAVEDHFEKFRISDALMAIYKLIWDDFCSWYLEMIKPPFGQPIDKQTLAATVDFFERLMKLLHPFMPFITEEIWQILAERKSGESIMIVAAPHAIKPDQDIISRFDFASEVIIAMRNLRATNNIPQKQPLTLLVKKNNDEAADPIFDGLVIKLCNLEHLGYAEEKVNGALSFVVKRTEFYIPAEQTDNIEEKISKLQEELEYTKGFLVSVQKKLGNDKFVANAKPDVVVSERRKESDALARIKVLEEQIAGLVGL
- a CDS encoding NAD(P)H-dependent oxidoreductase, with the protein product MKKLNTFLLGAILLISHITVTAQINVLVAYYSRDGHTKSMAEAIVQGAESIEGTTVTILPVDKVAMEDLLAADAIIVGSPVYNANVAPMVSVFLSEWPFETGEMRNKIGAAFATGAGFSAGEEITQLSILHSMMIFGMIIVSGPDWSQPFGASAITYEEPFASKGEGQIDEVFINKGIALGERVATITHRFNQQEKSKTEIYEEIFE